TGTGGGGTGCCGTCCGAGGGTGCCCCGACGCGCCCCGCGACGGGCCAACCAGAGACAGGACGGACAGGCCCAGCCCATGCGGACCCCCCGATCCATCGCCGCCGCCCTCGCGCTGGCGGCCACCGCGAGCCTGCTCGCCGCCTGCTCCGCCGACGAGGCCGCGGACACCGCGGCCGAGGGCGAGCTCGTCGCCGTCGAGCCCGTCGTCGCCATCGACTTCACCGAGCGCATCACCGCGACGGGCGAGCTGCGGGCCACGAACCACGCCGACATCGCCGCCGAGGTCGACGGGCGCGTCACGGAGCTCCTCGCCGAGGAGGGCGCGGCCGTCGCCGAGGGCGCCGCGCTGCTCGAGCTCGACCCCGCGCGGCGCAAGCTCGACCTCGCGGCGGCGCGCGCGCGCGTGGCCGAGGAGCGCGCCAACGAGGAGAACCAGCGCCGCGAGGTGGCGCGCCTGCGCGAGCTCCGCCGCAACGACATCGCCTCGACGTCCGCGCTCGACCGCGCCGAGACGGCGCTGCGCCTCGCCGAGTCGCGGCTCGCCGGCGCGCAGGCCGAGCTCGGCGTCGCCGAGCGCGCGCTCGCGGAGGCGACGGTGCGCGCGCCCTTCGGCGGCATGGTCGTGATGCGCAAGGTGAGCCTCGGCGAGTACGTGCAGCTGGGGACGCCGCTCGTCGAGCTCGTCGCGCTCGACCCGATCGAGGTCGTGTTCAACGTCGCGGAGGTCGACTCGGCGCGCGTCGCGAAGGGCCAGATGGTGCGCGTCGAGGTGGCGCCGTTCCCCGACGAGACGTTCGCGGCCACCGTCGACGTCGTGTCGCCGACGATCGACCCGGCGACGCGCACGCTGCGCGTGAAGGCGCGGCTCGAGAACCCGGACGGTCGCCTGCGCCCGGGCCTCTTCGCGCGCGCCGACCTCGGCATCGCCGATCGCCGCGGCGTCGCGGTCGTGTCCGACCAGGCCGTCCTCCAGCGCACGGACGGCTCGGTCGTCTTCACGGTGACGCCGGCCGACATGCGCGCGCACCGCCGGCTCATCGAGGTGGGCGGCTTCCGCGAGGGCCGCATCGAGGTCGCGTCCGGCATCGGCGCCGGCGAGCTCGTCGTCGTGCGCGGCCAGTCGGGCCTCGTCGACGGCCAGCTCGTGCGCTTCTCGGTCGACTCGAAGACCGCCGACGGCACGCCCTCGCTCGCGCGCGACGGGGAGCCCGACGAGGTTCCGGTCCCGTGACGCTCTCCGACGTCTCGATCGAGCGCCCGGTCCTCACGTGGATGATCGTGATCGCGCTCGCGACGTTCGGCGTGCTCGGCTACCAGCGCACGGGCGTCGACCAGTATCCCGAGATGGAGATGCCGACCATCTCCGTCCTCGCGTCGCTCGACGGCGCGACGCCGGAGGGCATCGAGGAGGACGTCACCGACGTCCTCGAGGAGCAGCTCTTCTCGATCTCGGGCGTGAAGACGCTCCGGTCCACCTCGCTCCAGGGCGCGGCGATGCTCGAGGTCGAGTTCGTGCTCGGCACCGATCTCGACGTCGCCGTCCAGGACGTGCGCGACCAGGTCGCGCAGGCCATGCACTTCCTCCCGAAGGGCATGGAGATGCCGACGGTGAACCGCCGGCGCACGGGCGGCATGCCGCTCATGTACGTGCCCATCTTCTCGGAGCGCTCGGTGGTCGAGATCTCCGAGTTCGTCGACCGCGTCATCCAGCCGAAGATCGAGTCGATCCCGGGCGTGGCGGCCGCGATGGTGCTCGGCGACCGCGAGCGCAACATCCGCATCTGGCTCGACGGCGACGCGATGCGCGCGCGCGGCCTCGCGGCGAACGACGTGCTCGCGGCGCTGCAGCGCGAGCACGTCGACCGTCCGGCCGGCTATCTCGAAGGCCCGGGCATCGAGTGGGCCGTGAAGACGGACGCCGAGTTCCGGTCGGTCGAGGAGCTCGAGCGCATGGTCGTCCGCTTCGAGGACGACGCCCCCGTCTACCTGCGCGACGTCGCGCGCGTCGAGGACGGCGAGGAGGACTACCGCTCGATCATCCGCTTCAACGGCACCGAGACCGTCGCGATCGGGATCGTCAAGCAGTCCGATGCGAACGCGGTCGACGTCGCGCGCCTGTGCTTCGCGCGGCTCGAGGAGATCCGCAGGATCCTGCCGCCCGACGTCCGCATGGCCGATCGCGACGCGATCCTCGACTTCTCGAAGAGCATCGTCGAGGCCGTGGCCGAGACGCAGTTCGCGCTCGCGTTCGGCGCCGTGCTCGCCGTGTTCGTCGTGTTCGTCTTCCTGCGCCGCTCCCGGCCGACGTTCATCATCGCCGCGGCGATCCCGCTGTCGGTGATCGGCACGTTCGGCCTCGTCTGGGTCGCCGGCAACACGCTCAACACGATGACGCTGCTCGGCCTCACGCTCGCGATCGGCGTCGTGATCGACGACGCGATCATCGTGCTCGAGAACATCGAGCGGCACCGCGAGTCGGGGAAGTCGGCGCGCGAGGCGGCGCGCGACGGCACGCGCGAGATCACGTTCGCGGCCGCGGCCGCGACGTTCTCGGTCGCGGCGGTGTTCATCCCCGTCGTGTTCGCCGACGGCTTCGTCGGCGCCTTCCTCTCCGAGTTCGGCTTCACCGTCGCCGGCTCGGTGATCCTCTCGCTGCTCGTGGCGCTGACGCTGACGCCGATGCTCGCGGCGCGCATGCCGCCGCCCGCACCGCGGCGGCCGGGCGGCGTCTACGACCGGCTCGAGGCGATGTTCACGGGCCTCGAGACGGGATACCGGCGCGTGCTGGATCTCTCGCTCGCGCACCGCGCCGCGACCTTCGCGGTCGCGATCGCGTCGCTCGGGCTCGCGGTCGTCTTCGGCCGCATGCTCGGCGCCGAGTTCTTCCCGCCGAGCGATGGCGGCCTCGTCTTCGTGCAGTTCGAGGCGCCGGTCGGCTCGAGCCTCGAGCACACGGTCGAGCTGCTCAAGACGAACGAGGCGGTCGCGCTCGCGCTCCCGGAGACGCGCGGCGTCTTCTCCGAGGTGGGCTACGGGGGCTCGCGCGGCGTCGGCATGCCGAGCGCCGGCGCGGTCAACATCAACATGGGCTCGCCGCGCGGTCGCGAGCGCTCGACGCACGAGCTCATGCCGATCATCCGCGCGAAGCTCAAGGAGATCCCCGGGCAGAAGGTCAGCGTCGTCGACCCGTTCGGCTCGATGAGCTCTTCGAACGCGATGTTCGAGACGCAGATCCTCGGGAGCCTCTCGCTCGAGCAGCTCGACGACCTCGCGTCGAAGATGGTGCGCGAGCTCGAGCAGCGCGGCGGCTTCGTCGACGTCGACTCGAACCTCGACCTCGGCCTGCCCGAGCTGCGCGTCGTGCCCGACCGCGAGAAGGCCGCTGCGCTCGGCATCGACGCGGCGACGCTCGCGCAGGTCATCCAGCTCACGATCGGCGGGCTCGACGTCGGCGTCTTCAAGGAGGAGGGCCGGCGCTACGACATCCGCATGAAGATCGACGACGCCGAGCGCCGCAGCCCGAGCGCGATCGACGACCTCTACGTGCGCGGGCGCTCGGGCGAGGTGGTCGAGCTGCGCAACCTCGTGCGGCTCGTTCCCGGCGCCGCGGCCTCGCAGATCTCGCGGACGGACCGGCAGCGCAGCGTCACGATCACGTCGAACCTCGACGGCATCACGCTGGCGGAGGCGGTGCGCGCCGCGGAGGACGTCGCGAAGCGCGTGCTCCCGGAGGGCGTGCAGCTCGCGGAATCCGGCGAGGCCGAGTTCATGCGCGAGAGCTTCGCGCAGTTCGGGCTGATGCTCGTGCTCGCCATCCTCGCGATCTACATGGTGCTCGCGTCGCAGTTCGAGAGCTTCCTGCTCCCGCTCTCGGTGATGCTCGCGCTCCCGTTCGCGATGGTCGGCGCGCTCGGCGGCCTGTGGCTCGCGAGCCTGTTCGGCATGAGCGGCATGACCTTCAACATGTTCAGCCTGATCGGCATGATCCTGCTGGCCGGGCTCGTCACGAAGAACTCGATCCTGCTCGTCGACTACGCCAACCAGCTCCACCGCGAAGAGGGCAAGTCGCCCCTCGAGGCGATGCGCATCGCGGCGCCCATCCGCATGCGACCCGTCCTGATGACGGCGTTCTCGATGATCTTCGGCGTGCTGCCCGCGGCGCTCGGCATCGGGCCGGGCTCGGAGACGCGCGCGCCGATGGCGGTGGCGACGGCGGCGGGGATGTTCTCGTCGATGATGCTCACGCTGCTCGTCGTGCCCGTCTTCTACGTCTCGCTCGAACGCTTCTCGGAGCGCGTGCGCGTGCTCGCGCGGCGCCGCGGCGCCGCGCGCGAGGCCGCGGTCGAGGAGGGCGCGCGCGGCGCGCGCGCCTAGCATCGGCGCCCGGTGCGCCCGACGTCCGCGCGCGCGGCGCGCGGCAGGCCTGGAGGTCCGCGTCCGTGCTCGACGCAGTGCTCTTCGACTACGGCGGCGTCTTCACGACGTCGCCCTTCCACGCGGTGGGCGCCTACGGAGCGAAGCTCGGCGTCGCGCCGCAGGCGATCATCGAGACCGTCTTCGGCTCGTACGAGCACGACACCGACCACCCCTGGCACCGCCTCGAGCGCGGCGAGGTCGCGCTCGGGCCCGCGATCGAGGAGATCGTCGCGCTCGGCCGCGCGCGCGGCTTCGAGGCGGACCCGCTCGAGTTCTTCCGCGCGATGGGCGGCGGCGGCATCCACGAGGTCGTCGTCGCCTGCGCGCGCGAGCTGCGCGCCGAGGGCTTCCGCACGGCGCTCGTCACGAACAACGCGGCGGAGTTCCGCGAGCACTGGCGCCGGAGCCTCCCGCTCGACGAGCTCTTCGACGTCGTCGTCGACTCGAGCGAGGAGGGCGTGCGCAAGCCCGACCCGCGCATCTTCGAGCGCGCGCTCGAGCGGCTCGGCGGCGTCGCGCCGTCGCGCGCGGCCTTCCTCGACGACCACCCTGGCAACATCGCGGCCGCGCAGGGGCTCGGGATCCGCGGCGTGCTCGTGGGCCCCGAGCCCGCGCACGCCGTCGCCGAGCTCGACGCGCTGCTCGGGCGCGGACGCGCGCGGGCGTGACGGACGCGGAGGGCGCGCGGCCCCACGTGGGCGCGAACCGCTGGAACGAGGCGATCGGCGTCGTGATCGACGAGGTGCGCGACGATCTCGTGCGCGCGCACGTCGAGGCCGGGCCGCGCCACCACCAGCCGTACGGCGTCGTCCACGGCGGCGCGTGGTGCTCGATCGTCGAGGAGGTGGCGAGCACGGGCGCGGGCATGCTCGCGCTGCGGCGCGACGGCGCGGGCGTGCTCGGCGTGTCGAACCAGACGGACTTCCTGCGCTCGCACTCGACCGGCCGGCTCGAGGTGACGGCGCGGCCGCTGCACGCGGGGCGCCGCCAGCAGCTCTGGGAGGTGCGCATCGAGCGCGCGAGCGACGGCGTGCTCGTCGCGCGCGGGCAGGTGCGCTTCCAGGTGCTCGACGAGCTGCCCGGCGCGCGCCGCGAGCGCCTCGCGCGCGGGGAGGAAGGAGGCGCGCCGTGAAGTTCGGCGTGAACCTCGGCCTGCTCCACCCGAGCGTCTGGCCGGAGCTCGCGAGCGCCGCCGACGAGTGCGGGTTCGAGTCGCTCTGGCTCCCCGAGCACCTCGTCTTCCCCGTCGAGCAGCGCGGCCGCCTGCGCCGCGGCGAGGCGCACGCGCCCGTTCCGCCGTCGACGCCGCTCTACGACGCGCCCGCCTATCTCTGCTACCTCGCCGCGCGCACGCGGCGGATCCGGCTCGGCACGAACGTCTACCTGCTCGGCATCCGCCATCCCTTCGTCGCCGCGCGCGCGTTCGCGACGCTCGACGTCGTGTCGGACGGGCGCGCCGAAGTCGGCATCGGCGCGGGCTGGTGCACGAGCGAGTTCGAGGCCGCGGGCATCGACCCGGCGACGCGCGGGCGGCGGCTCGACGAGTGCGCGGACGTCTGCATCCGCCTGTGGACCGAGCGCGAGATCGCGCACCGCGGCGAGTTCCACGCCTTCGAGCCCGTGATGTTCGAGCCGAAGCCCGTGCAGCGACCGCACCCGCCGATCTCGGTCGGCGGCGAGGCGCCGGTGGCGCTGCGCCGCGCGGTGCGGCTCGGCGGCTGGATCGGCATGCAGGCGGGCCTCGACCACGTGCGCGCGCAGGTCGCGCGCCTGCGCGCGCTCGAGCGCGAGGCGGGCGTGCCCGAGGGCTCGACCTGCGTCACCGTCCCGGCGCGCATCGCGAGCGACGCCGACGTCGAGGCGTACGCCGAGGCCGGCGTGCACCGTGTGATCCCCGAGCTCGGGGGTCGCTCGCGCGACGCGGCGGAGACGGCGCGGGCGTTCGCACGGCGCTTCGTGAACACCTAGCGTCGGTCCGGGCCGGAGGCCGCGCGGCGCGGCCGGGGCGAGGCGAGACGAGGGAGGAGCGATCGTGGCGACCGTCTTCGACAGGATCCTCGACGGCGAGCTGCCGTCCCACGAGGTGTACGCCGACGAGCACGTCTACGCGTTCCTCGACATCAACCCCATCTCGCTCGGCCACACGCTCGTGATCCCGCGCGAGCGCAGGGCCTTCCTGCACGAGCTCTCGGACGAGGCGGGCGCGGCGATCGGCCGCGCGCTGCCGCGCATCGCGCGCGCCGTCATGGCCGCGACGGGCGCCGAGAACTACAACGTGCTGCAGAACAACGGCGCGCCCGCGCACCAGGCCGTCTACCACGTGCACTTCCACGTGATCCCGAAGCTCGACGGCGAGGGCCTCGGCGTCGGCTGGAAGCCGCGCGCCCTCGAGGCCGCGACGGCCGAGCGCCTGCTCGAGCGCATGCGCGCGTCGCTCGCGAAGGAGCGCTAGGCGGCGCGCGCGCGTGATATGCTGCCGCGCCTCGAACCCCACGAAGCCACGCCGGGTCGCGCCCATCCGATCCGGTCCGGAGCCAGGAGCCAGGACACATGCCGGTCGATCGTGAGAAGGCGCTCGCCAACCCGCCGCGCGCGGGCCAGGGGAGCTACGGCAAGGACGACGTCATCCTCTACCACCTCGGTCTCGGCGCGGGCGATCCGCCGACCGCCGCGAACGAGCTCGAGTACACCTACGAGAAGAACCTGAAGGTGCTGCCCACGTTCGCCGTCGTCGCGAACACCGGCAGCGGCAGCTTCATGGGAATGGACGGGCTCGACTTCGACCGGCGCATGATGCTGCACGGCGAGCAGGAGATCGTGCTCCACAAGCCGCTCCCGCCCGAGGCGAAGATCACGAGCGAGATGCGCGTGAAGGAGCTCTACGACAAGGGCAACGCCGCGCTGCTCATCATGGAGACGAACGCGAAGGACGAGAGCGGCGATGCGCTGTTCACGAGCCTGATCTCGCTCTTCTTGCGCGGCGAGGGCGGCTTCGGCGGGCCGAACGCGCCGAAGGTCGGCAACGAGGCGCCCGACCGCGCGCCCGACGGCGTGATCGAGGTCGCGACGCTGCCGCAGCAGGCGCTGCTCTACCGCCTGTCCGGCGACAAGAACCCGCTCCACGCCGACCCCGAGTTCGCGAAGATGGCGGGCTTCGACAAGCCGATCATCCACGGCCTCTGCTCGTACGGCATCGTGTGCAAGGCCATCGTCGACCACGTGCTCGGCGGCGACGTCGCGAAGGTGGCGGGCTACGCCGCGCGCTTCGCGGGCGTCGCGTTCCCGGGCGAGACGTACCTCGTGTCGTACTGGAAGGAGGGCGGCAAGATCCTCGTCGCCGCCCACTCGAAGGACCGCGACGGCGCGAAGATCATCTCGAACGCCGCGATCACCCTGCGAAGCTAGTCGGCGCCGCGCGAGGGGCGGGCGCTAGAGCGGGCCGTCGAGCGTGTCGAGGAGCTCGCGCACGACGCGCACCGCGACGCGGCGCTGCGCGGCGTCGAGCGAGCCGACGAGCTTCTCGTAGCGGCTCGCGAAGGCGCGCGCGATGCGCTGCGCGACGCCGACGCCCTCGCGCGTGAGGCCGACCTGGATGCTGCGGCCGTCGACGTCGTC
This genomic interval from Myxococcota bacterium contains the following:
- a CDS encoding efflux RND transporter periplasmic adaptor subunit; protein product: MRTPRSIAAALALAATASLLAACSADEAADTAAEGELVAVEPVVAIDFTERITATGELRATNHADIAAEVDGRVTELLAEEGAAVAEGAALLELDPARRKLDLAAARARVAEERANEENQRREVARLRELRRNDIASTSALDRAETALRLAESRLAGAQAELGVAERALAEATVRAPFGGMVVMRKVSLGEYVQLGTPLVELVALDPIEVVFNVAEVDSARVAKGQMVRVEVAPFPDETFAATVDVVSPTIDPATRTLRVKARLENPDGRLRPGLFARADLGIADRRGVAVVSDQAVLQRTDGSVVFTVTPADMRAHRRLIEVGGFREGRIEVASGIGAGELVVVRGQSGLVDGQLVRFSVDSKTADGTPSLARDGEPDEVPVP
- a CDS encoding efflux RND transporter permease subunit produces the protein MTLSDVSIERPVLTWMIVIALATFGVLGYQRTGVDQYPEMEMPTISVLASLDGATPEGIEEDVTDVLEEQLFSISGVKTLRSTSLQGAAMLEVEFVLGTDLDVAVQDVRDQVAQAMHFLPKGMEMPTVNRRRTGGMPLMYVPIFSERSVVEISEFVDRVIQPKIESIPGVAAAMVLGDRERNIRIWLDGDAMRARGLAANDVLAALQREHVDRPAGYLEGPGIEWAVKTDAEFRSVEELERMVVRFEDDAPVYLRDVARVEDGEEDYRSIIRFNGTETVAIGIVKQSDANAVDVARLCFARLEEIRRILPPDVRMADRDAILDFSKSIVEAVAETQFALAFGAVLAVFVVFVFLRRSRPTFIIAAAIPLSVIGTFGLVWVAGNTLNTMTLLGLTLAIGVVIDDAIIVLENIERHRESGKSAREAARDGTREITFAAAAATFSVAAVFIPVVFADGFVGAFLSEFGFTVAGSVILSLLVALTLTPMLAARMPPPAPRRPGGVYDRLEAMFTGLETGYRRVLDLSLAHRAATFAVAIASLGLAVVFGRMLGAEFFPPSDGGLVFVQFEAPVGSSLEHTVELLKTNEAVALALPETRGVFSEVGYGGSRGVGMPSAGAVNINMGSPRGRERSTHELMPIIRAKLKEIPGQKVSVVDPFGSMSSSNAMFETQILGSLSLEQLDDLASKMVRELEQRGGFVDVDSNLDLGLPELRVVPDREKAAALGIDAATLAQVIQLTIGGLDVGVFKEEGRRYDIRMKIDDAERRSPSAIDDLYVRGRSGEVVELRNLVRLVPGAAASQISRTDRQRSVTITSNLDGITLAEAVRAAEDVAKRVLPEGVQLAESGEAEFMRESFAQFGLMLVLAILAIYMVLASQFESFLLPLSVMLALPFAMVGALGGLWLASLFGMSGMTFNMFSLIGMILLAGLVTKNSILLVDYANQLHREEGKSPLEAMRIAAPIRMRPVLMTAFSMIFGVLPAALGIGPGSETRAPMAVATAAGMFSSMMLTLLVVPVFYVSLERFSERVRVLARRRGAAREAAVEEGARGARA
- a CDS encoding HAD family phosphatase codes for the protein MLDAVLFDYGGVFTTSPFHAVGAYGAKLGVAPQAIIETVFGSYEHDTDHPWHRLERGEVALGPAIEEIVALGRARGFEADPLEFFRAMGGGGIHEVVVACARELRAEGFRTALVTNNAAEFREHWRRSLPLDELFDVVVDSSEEGVRKPDPRIFERALERLGGVAPSRAAFLDDHPGNIAAAQGLGIRGVLVGPEPAHAVAELDALLGRGRARA
- a CDS encoding PaaI family thioesterase is translated as MTDAEGARPHVGANRWNEAIGVVIDEVRDDLVRAHVEAGPRHHQPYGVVHGGAWCSIVEEVASTGAGMLALRRDGAGVLGVSNQTDFLRSHSTGRLEVTARPLHAGRRQQLWEVRIERASDGVLVARGQVRFQVLDELPGARRERLARGEEGGAP
- a CDS encoding TIGR03619 family F420-dependent LLM class oxidoreductase, coding for MKFGVNLGLLHPSVWPELASAADECGFESLWLPEHLVFPVEQRGRLRRGEAHAPVPPSTPLYDAPAYLCYLAARTRRIRLGTNVYLLGIRHPFVAARAFATLDVVSDGRAEVGIGAGWCTSEFEAAGIDPATRGRRLDECADVCIRLWTEREIAHRGEFHAFEPVMFEPKPVQRPHPPISVGGEAPVALRRAVRLGGWIGMQAGLDHVRAQVARLRALEREAGVPEGSTCVTVPARIASDADVEAYAEAGVHRVIPELGGRSRDAAETARAFARRFVNT
- a CDS encoding HIT family protein, which produces MATVFDRILDGELPSHEVYADEHVYAFLDINPISLGHTLVIPRERRAFLHELSDEAGAAIGRALPRIARAVMAATGAENYNVLQNNGAPAHQAVYHVHFHVIPKLDGEGLGVGWKPRALEAATAERLLERMRASLAKER
- a CDS encoding MaoC/PaaZ C-terminal domain-containing protein — its product is MPVDREKALANPPRAGQGSYGKDDVILYHLGLGAGDPPTAANELEYTYEKNLKVLPTFAVVANTGSGSFMGMDGLDFDRRMMLHGEQEIVLHKPLPPEAKITSEMRVKELYDKGNAALLIMETNAKDESGDALFTSLISLFLRGEGGFGGPNAPKVGNEAPDRAPDGVIEVATLPQQALLYRLSGDKNPLHADPEFAKMAGFDKPIIHGLCSYGIVCKAIVDHVLGGDVAKVAGYAARFAGVAFPGETYLVSYWKEGGKILVAAHSKDRDGAKIISNAAITLRS